TCAAATCGCTCGATGCGATTAAAGTGATGACGATTCGCAGCTCTGCGTTTGCTTCTGTGTCGACTCAAGGCGGCAACGCTCAAGTGTCTGCGCTGGAGCAGGTCATCAAGTCCACCCAGTCGCAATTTATTGAGCGGCAGCAGGCGCAAAGTGAACGTCCGCAACTGGGCGCCGCCCGTGTTGTCGTATCGGGTGGTCGTGGTCTGGGCAGTAAGCAGCAGTTTCAGCTGGTGGAACAGTTGGCAGATAAACTGGGCGGGGCTATCGGCGCCTCGCGTGCGGCGGTAGATGCCGGCTTTGTTTCGAACGACTTGCAGGTAGGGCAGACAGGGAAAATTGTTGCTCCTGAGCTTTATATCGCCGTCGGTATTTCTGGCGCCATTCAGCATGTGGCGGGCATGAAAGATTCTAAAGTGATTGTTGCTATCAACAGCGATCCGGACGCGCCTATTTTTCAACTGGCGGACTATGGGCTGGTAGGGGATTTGTTCGAGATTATGCCCAAGTTGATTGACGCGCTGTAATCGTCGAAGGCAATGTGGCAAATCCGGTCTGATTCACACAGTTTGCTCCTGTATCGAAAAACACTGTCTCATTGCCAGCACTTTAGTGGATGAAAAACAGCGGCCATAGACTGGCCGCTGTTGGTATTGATGAGTCGTTCCGGCATGACACGATATTACATGCTTGGTCGCTGCAGATCGTCGACTAAAGCGCGCGCAAAGCGTGCGGCTTCCCCGCCGGTACAGGCTCTGTGGTCAAATGTGATAGAGAGTGGCATGGTTTTCACGTTCATCAACTGCTCATTTTTTATCATTACTCTTTCCACTATGCGTCCGGCCCCGACGATGGTGACCTGAGGCGGAGTAACAACTGGTGTGGCAAAAATGCCGGCAATGGCGCCAAAGTTAGAGAGTGTGATGGTGGCGTGTTGCAGTTGCTCGCGACCGATTTTACGTTCACGAATCCCCTGAACGGTATTATCCAGCCACTGGCGCAGCTCAGAGGGTTCGAACTCGTTGGCTTTACGCAGCACCGGGACATACAAGCCGTGCGAGCTGTCAACGGCAATACCGATATTGACCACGTTATGCACACAACGAGTCATGGTATCGGCATCAAACCAGGCATTGAGCGCGGGCTCCTGCTGACAGGCAAAGCAGATGGCCTGAATCAGGCGAATAGAAATGTCCTCACCGGGCTTCCAGTCCATCAGCAGGGCTTCTTCCGTAATGGTAACGGCAGCGACCTGTAAATGTGATTCCGTCATGGTATTAACCATAGTACGGCGTGCACCTTTGAGGACTTCGGTTCCCGGAATTTGCTTATCTGCGGCCTGATACACATCCGTTTCCAAAATCAGTCCGTCCGGACCGCTTCCCGAGACACGCAGTAAATCAACTCCGAGGCGTTTGGCGAGGAGACGGGCTGCGGGCATCGCACTTAATGGTTTTTGTACCGGCTGAACATGTTCACTGCTGCCGATCCAGAAGTCGTCGACATCAACGCTGTGGGATTGATTAGAGACGTTACCGACGACGGTTGCTGCATCCTGGCGTTTTTTACTCACGTCACCGTTTTGCTGGCTGGTGGCCTGATCTTCAATTTCAAGCAGCAGGCTACCAATATTGATGACATCACCTTCTTCACCGTGGCGACTGACAATTTTACCTGCATAAGGTGCCGGGACTTCCACCACAGCTTTGGCCGTTTCGACCGTCAGCACGACCTGATCGACTTCAACCCAGTCACCGACGTTTACGTGCCATTCAACAATTTCTGATTCGGCCAATCCTTCACCAAGGTCTGGTAACATAAATGACTTCATTTCCAACCCTCCACTAATTCCCGTGCTGCCAGGACAATGTCCTGTTCCTGAATCATGAAATAAGCTTCATTCTTGTAATAAGGCATTATGGTATCCATACCTGTCACCCGTTTAGGTGGTGCTTTGAGCAAGCACATGGCGTTTTCGGCGACACGGGCGAGGATTTCCGCCCCGACCGCGCAACTGCGGCTTGCTTCGTGGACGACCAGCAGACGACCGGTCTTTTGCAATGAGCGTTGTATGGTCGCCATATCAATCGGTTTGATACTGGC
This Vibrio ostreae DNA region includes the following protein-coding sequences:
- a CDS encoding electron transfer flavoprotein subunit alpha/FixB family protein encodes the protein MTDKVLVIAEHNSQYPAVDTLRTLQAAQSLHSDIDVMVIGYGCEAVAEALRTCQGIDRVWLADDAVYEHHLAENMAELIADVGKDYRHILAPATTFGKNLLPRVAALLDVGQLSDVVEIESADTVVRPIYAGNALCRVKSLDAIKVMTIRSSAFASVSTQGGNAQVSALEQVIKSTQSQFIERQQAQSERPQLGAARVVVSGGRGLGSKQQFQLVEQLADKLGGAIGASRAAVDAGFVSNDLQVGQTGKIVAPELYIAVGISGAIQHVAGMKDSKVIVAINSDPDAPIFQLADYGLVGDLFEIMPKLIDAL
- a CDS encoding dihydrolipoamide acetyltransferase family protein, yielding MKSFMLPDLGEGLAESEIVEWHVNVGDWVEVDQVVLTVETAKAVVEVPAPYAGKIVSRHGEEGDVINIGSLLLEIEDQATSQQNGDVSKKRQDAATVVGNVSNQSHSVDVDDFWIGSSEHVQPVQKPLSAMPAARLLAKRLGVDLLRVSGSGPDGLILETDVYQAADKQIPGTEVLKGARRTMVNTMTESHLQVAAVTITEEALLMDWKPGEDISIRLIQAICFACQQEPALNAWFDADTMTRCVHNVVNIGIAVDSSHGLYVPVLRKANEFEPSELRQWLDNTVQGIRERKIGREQLQHATITLSNFGAIAGIFATPVVTPPQVTIVGAGRIVERVMIKNEQLMNVKTMPLSITFDHRACTGGEAARFARALVDDLQRPSM